A region from the Salvia splendens isolate huo1 chromosome 15, SspV2, whole genome shotgun sequence genome encodes:
- the LOC121767393 gene encoding probable serine/threonine-protein kinase PIX13 isoform X2 — protein sequence MQENTDHDTEIYVVRFTEAEVDFLGRLSHPNLVKLLGYCLEDPELLLVYEFMEKGSLENHLFRRNAANEPLSWNMRLRIAIGAARGLAFLHSSERQVIYRDFKASNILLNGIYNPKISDFGLAKLGPAGENSHVTTRIMGTHGYTAPEYIATGHLYVKSDVYGFGVVLLEMMTGLRAHDTRRPTGQQSLVEWLKPDLSHRRRLKALMDSQMEGQYSSKASFEAAKLTLRCLEPDPRKRPSMEEVVVELERIAAMSTSHRPPPL from the exons atgcaggaaaatacagatcacgacacagagatttacgtggttcgatttactgag GCAGAAGTGGACTTTCTAGGCAGGCTTTCACATCCTAACTTGGTGAAGCTTTTGGGATACTGTTTGGAGGATCCAGAGCTATTACTCGTTTACGAGTTTATGGAGAAGGGGAGCCTCGAGAACCATCTTTTCAGAA GAAATGCTGCAAATGAGCCTTTATCTTGGAACATGCGGCTCAGAATAGCCATTGGAGCAGCAAGGGGCCTCGCCTTCTTGCACTCCTCTGAAAGGCAAGTCATCTACAGAGACTTCAAGGCGTCCAACATTCTGCTCAATGGC ATTTACAACCCAAAAATATCTGATTTCGGACTAGCAAAACTGGGGCCTGCAGGCGAGAATTCTCATGTAACGACTCGAATCATGGGCACACACGGCTACACTGCACCCGAGTACATTGCAACGG GGCATCTGTATGTAAAGAGTGATGTGTATGGCTTTGGCGTTGTGCTGCTCGAGATGATGACTGGGCTGAGGGCGCACGACACTAGACGGCCTACTGGGCAGCAGAGCCTGGTTGAGTGGTTGAAACCGGACCTCTCACATCGCCGGAGGCTCAAGGCACTAATGGATAGTCAGATGGAAGGGCAGTACTCGTCCAAGGCCTCGTTTGAGGCTGCAAAGCTCACACTTAGATGCTTGGAACCGGATCCCAGGAAGCGGCCCTCAATGGAGGAGGTCGTGGTGGAGTTAGAACGTATTGCAGCCATGAGTACTTCTCATCGGCCACCAccattgtga
- the LOC121767393 gene encoding probable serine/threonine-protein kinase PIX13 isoform X1 — MMLGVGGFGTVYKGFVDQHTLLPLRQGTGMSVAIKKLNQESTQGFDEWQAEVDFLGRLSHPNLVKLLGYCLEDPELLLVYEFMEKGSLENHLFRRNAANEPLSWNMRLRIAIGAARGLAFLHSSERQVIYRDFKASNILLNGIYNPKISDFGLAKLGPAGENSHVTTRIMGTHGYTAPEYIATGHLYVKSDVYGFGVVLLEMMTGLRAHDTRRPTGQQSLVEWLKPDLSHRRRLKALMDSQMEGQYSSKASFEAAKLTLRCLEPDPRKRPSMEEVVVELERIAAMSTSHRPPPL; from the exons ATGATGTTGGGGGTGGGTGGTTTTGGGACAGTTTACAAGGGATTTGTGGATCAGCATACACTCCTCCCGTTGCGACAAGGGACGGGGATGAGCGTTGCCATCAAGAAGCTCAACCAGGAAAGCACTCAAGGCTTTGATGAATGGCAG GCAGAAGTGGACTTTCTAGGCAGGCTTTCACATCCTAACTTGGTGAAGCTTTTGGGATACTGTTTGGAGGATCCAGAGCTATTACTCGTTTACGAGTTTATGGAGAAGGGGAGCCTCGAGAACCATCTTTTCAGAA GAAATGCTGCAAATGAGCCTTTATCTTGGAACATGCGGCTCAGAATAGCCATTGGAGCAGCAAGGGGCCTCGCCTTCTTGCACTCCTCTGAAAGGCAAGTCATCTACAGAGACTTCAAGGCGTCCAACATTCTGCTCAATGGC ATTTACAACCCAAAAATATCTGATTTCGGACTAGCAAAACTGGGGCCTGCAGGCGAGAATTCTCATGTAACGACTCGAATCATGGGCACACACGGCTACACTGCACCCGAGTACATTGCAACGG GGCATCTGTATGTAAAGAGTGATGTGTATGGCTTTGGCGTTGTGCTGCTCGAGATGATGACTGGGCTGAGGGCGCACGACACTAGACGGCCTACTGGGCAGCAGAGCCTGGTTGAGTGGTTGAAACCGGACCTCTCACATCGCCGGAGGCTCAAGGCACTAATGGATAGTCAGATGGAAGGGCAGTACTCGTCCAAGGCCTCGTTTGAGGCTGCAAAGCTCACACTTAGATGCTTGGAACCGGATCCCAGGAAGCGGCCCTCAATGGAGGAGGTCGTGGTGGAGTTAGAACGTATTGCAGCCATGAGTACTTCTCATCGGCCACCAccattgtga
- the LOC121767393 gene encoding probable serine/threonine-protein kinase PIX13 isoform X3, whose protein sequence is MEKGSLENHLFRRNAANEPLSWNMRLRIAIGAARGLAFLHSSERQVIYRDFKASNILLNGIYNPKISDFGLAKLGPAGENSHVTTRIMGTHGYTAPEYIATGHLYVKSDVYGFGVVLLEMMTGLRAHDTRRPTGQQSLVEWLKPDLSHRRRLKALMDSQMEGQYSSKASFEAAKLTLRCLEPDPRKRPSMEEVVVELERIAAMSTSHRPPPL, encoded by the exons ATGGAGAAGGGGAGCCTCGAGAACCATCTTTTCAGAA GAAATGCTGCAAATGAGCCTTTATCTTGGAACATGCGGCTCAGAATAGCCATTGGAGCAGCAAGGGGCCTCGCCTTCTTGCACTCCTCTGAAAGGCAAGTCATCTACAGAGACTTCAAGGCGTCCAACATTCTGCTCAATGGC ATTTACAACCCAAAAATATCTGATTTCGGACTAGCAAAACTGGGGCCTGCAGGCGAGAATTCTCATGTAACGACTCGAATCATGGGCACACACGGCTACACTGCACCCGAGTACATTGCAACGG GGCATCTGTATGTAAAGAGTGATGTGTATGGCTTTGGCGTTGTGCTGCTCGAGATGATGACTGGGCTGAGGGCGCACGACACTAGACGGCCTACTGGGCAGCAGAGCCTGGTTGAGTGGTTGAAACCGGACCTCTCACATCGCCGGAGGCTCAAGGCACTAATGGATAGTCAGATGGAAGGGCAGTACTCGTCCAAGGCCTCGTTTGAGGCTGCAAAGCTCACACTTAGATGCTTGGAACCGGATCCCAGGAAGCGGCCCTCAATGGAGGAGGTCGTGGTGGAGTTAGAACGTATTGCAGCCATGAGTACTTCTCATCGGCCACCAccattgtga